In Nocardia yunnanensis, one DNA window encodes the following:
- a CDS encoding CocE/NonD family hydrolase, producing the protein MRQRLRRSSKLAVQGLVVFSALLVGIPFLSPVASSETVFTGIDGDGYAASWTAAVDGPQPYREVAPDLAVPITMDDGTVLKADIIHPAQGGRIADGKRPVILQMQGYGKLPMLVGQAVLSAADGLGIKQPLENWVGSLNLPGVGLDGLFDITRQADAGAIEAAVQDWKLANAGYTLVQVDLRGTGTSGGDWQVFGDREKQDIAEVIDWITRQPWSDGTVGTMGISFTAISALEATDRMPPGLKAVFAYEGSGDIFNDIAGTGGGIGAGFLVPWLIGVNALKMIPDITSILVGKFDPAQQLQWLKDRIADPLTMLDVVINGYTAMNPDQLTARTRQLVDPNSPFRKGLKADVTHIQVPTFMVGAWFDIFGTTPTATFNAIPLPEEQKKLVMGDGYHVGTGVAGFGHPGMPPRLDVLQRAWFDHWLRGIDNGIEKYTPLTVKQQGGGWTDAPRFPRAEAVYRRMYLDDIPSGTSPTSRYDGGLSEDSRQAGVRDLTVAPGLASLCSRDAARITAGITSIIQACTGDSRIWESDGLSFTSGPVAAPVTVSGPLDVHLEVVEDAADGYWVATVNDVAPDGDSREIATGQLVASLRQIDEDNSVKSANGDYTQPQYFLDLAKREQTVPGVPVTLDIALTPIDAVLQPGHRLRVDVYASNFPKGLPPMIVLADSGLKPEHLRLDPDAPSWVNVPLTASIPS; encoded by the coding sequence GTGAGGCAGAGGCTGAGGCGGTCTTCGAAGCTCGCCGTGCAGGGGTTGGTGGTGTTCTCCGCGCTGCTCGTGGGGATACCGTTCCTGAGCCCGGTCGCGTCGTCCGAGACGGTGTTCACCGGCATCGACGGCGACGGATACGCGGCGAGCTGGACCGCGGCGGTCGACGGCCCACAGCCCTACCGCGAGGTCGCGCCGGATCTCGCGGTGCCGATCACCATGGACGACGGCACCGTGTTGAAGGCCGACATCATCCATCCCGCGCAGGGCGGCCGGATCGCCGACGGGAAGCGGCCGGTGATCCTGCAGATGCAGGGCTACGGCAAGCTGCCGATGCTGGTCGGGCAGGCGGTGCTGAGCGCGGCCGACGGGCTGGGAATCAAACAGCCGCTGGAGAATTGGGTCGGTTCGCTGAATCTGCCCGGCGTCGGGCTGGACGGGCTTTTCGACATCACCCGGCAGGCGGATGCCGGGGCCATCGAGGCCGCGGTGCAGGATTGGAAGCTGGCGAACGCCGGGTACACGCTGGTGCAGGTCGATCTGCGCGGCACCGGCACGTCCGGCGGTGACTGGCAGGTGTTCGGCGATCGCGAGAAGCAGGACATCGCCGAGGTGATCGACTGGATCACCCGGCAGCCCTGGAGCGACGGCACGGTCGGCACCATGGGCATCTCCTTCACCGCCATCAGTGCGCTCGAGGCCACCGACCGCATGCCGCCGGGGCTGAAGGCGGTATTCGCCTACGAGGGCAGCGGTGACATTTTCAACGACATCGCGGGCACGGGCGGCGGCATCGGCGCGGGGTTCCTGGTGCCGTGGCTGATCGGGGTCAACGCGCTCAAGATGATTCCCGACATCACCTCGATTCTCGTCGGAAAGTTCGATCCCGCACAGCAATTGCAGTGGCTGAAGGATCGGATCGCGGATCCGCTGACCATGCTCGACGTGGTGATCAACGGCTACACCGCCATGAACCCGGATCAATTGACCGCGCGGACAAGGCAACTCGTCGATCCGAACTCGCCGTTCCGCAAGGGGTTGAAGGCCGACGTCACGCACATTCAGGTGCCGACATTCATGGTCGGCGCGTGGTTCGACATCTTCGGCACCACGCCGACGGCCACGTTCAACGCGATCCCGCTGCCCGAGGAGCAGAAGAAGCTCGTCATGGGCGACGGCTACCACGTCGGGACGGGAGTGGCCGGGTTCGGGCATCCGGGTATGCCGCCGCGGCTGGATGTGTTGCAGCGGGCCTGGTTCGATCATTGGCTGCGCGGCATCGACAACGGCATCGAGAAATACACGCCGCTGACGGTGAAACAGCAGGGCGGTGGCTGGACCGACGCGCCGCGGTTCCCACGCGCCGAGGCGGTGTATCGGCGGATGTATCTCGACGACATTCCCTCGGGCACCAGCCCGACGTCCCGTTACGACGGTGGGCTGTCGGAGGATTCGCGGCAGGCCGGGGTCCGGGACCTGACCGTCGCGCCCGGCCTGGCCAGCCTGTGCAGCCGGGACGCCGCGCGCATTACCGCGGGCATCACCTCGATCATTCAGGCGTGCACCGGCGATTCGCGGATCTGGGAAAGTGACGGGCTGAGCTTCACCAGCGGTCCGGTGGCCGCGCCGGTCACCGTGTCCGGGCCGCTCGACGTGCATCTCGAGGTGGTCGAGGACGCGGCCGACGGCTACTGGGTGGCGACGGTCAACGACGTTGCGCCCGACGGTGATTCGCGGGAAATCGCAACCGGGCAGCTGGTCGCCTCACTGCGGCAGATCGACGAGGACAACAGCGTGAAGTCGGCCAACGGCGATTACACGCAGCCGCAGTACTTCCTGGATCTGGCCAAGCGTGAGCAGACGGTGCCCGGCGTCCCGGTGACCCTCGACATCGCACTGACTCCGATCGATGCCGTGCTGCAGCCGGGCCACCGCCTGCGTGTCGACGTCTACGCCAGCAATTTCCCCAAGGGCCTGCCGCCGATGATCGTGCTGGCCGATTCGGGTCTGAAGCCCGAACACCTGCGATTGGATCCCGACGCCCCGAGTTGGGTCAATGTGCCGTTGACCGCGTCCATCCCGTCATAG
- a CDS encoding alpha/beta hydrolase family protein — MVVLLGLAWAAVGVVGRAEPVPAQQESAVVALPEPTGSETVGVVDLHLVDASRRDPYVPARARELMVSIWYPAVDSGAVPLRPWVSERMWGAYADGLAESGLPAAGALTLGASHGRVDAVAAGAAGRRAIVLFSPGMGMPRETSTAQAEDLASHGFVVVTMSHTYESMATEFPGGRIEKSVLPQGAGADEVNAQLGRAIQTRVADTRFVLDRLTDIGAGVDPDVDGHPLPANLAGVLDLSRIAMFGHSLGGATAAQVMHDDRRVAGGVDLDGTLLGSVLTDGLDRPFVLIGSSVHGRAQDPSWQQFWANDRGPKMEFRLDGSQHLSFCDDQLIVPALAAAGIVPGDFAPKVVGTIAPQDSLDVQRGYLRTFFDTIFGRFDGLTEDLATIPLHPQMAPIP; from the coding sequence GTGGTGGTTCTGCTGGGCTTGGCGTGGGCTGCGGTTGGTGTGGTTGGGCGGGCTGAACCGGTGCCGGCGCAGCAGGAGTCGGCTGTTGTTGCTCTGCCTGAGCCGACGGGGTCTGAAACCGTCGGGGTGGTTGATCTGCATTTGGTTGATGCGTCTCGTCGTGATCCGTATGTGCCGGCGCGGGCACGGGAGTTGATGGTCAGTATTTGGTACCCGGCTGTTGATTCGGGGGCGGTTCCGTTGCGGCCCTGGGTTTCCGAACGGATGTGGGGGGCCTACGCGGATGGGTTGGCCGAGTCTGGACTGCCGGCCGCGGGGGCGTTGACGTTGGGGGCGAGTCACGGGCGCGTGGATGCGGTGGCGGCGGGTGCTGCTGGGCGGCGGGCGATCGTGTTGTTTTCTCCGGGGATGGGGATGCCGCGGGAGACCAGCACGGCTCAGGCGGAGGATTTGGCCAGCCATGGATTCGTCGTGGTCACCATGAGTCATACGTATGAGTCGATGGCGACCGAATTTCCCGGTGGGCGGATCGAAAAAAGCGTGCTGCCGCAGGGGGCGGGCGCCGACGAGGTCAATGCGCAGCTCGGGCGGGCCATACAGACTCGGGTCGCTGACACTCGGTTCGTTCTCGACCGGTTGACCGATATCGGTGCCGGTGTCGATCCGGATGTCGACGGGCATCCGCTGCCGGCGAATCTTGCCGGCGTGCTCGACCTTTCCAGAATTGCGATGTTCGGGCACTCGCTCGGGGGCGCGACCGCCGCGCAAGTGATGCACGATGATCGGCGGGTGGCCGGCGGGGTGGATTTGGATGGCACCCTGCTGGGTTCGGTGCTCACGGACGGATTGGATCGTCCGTTCGTCTTGATCGGCAGTAGCGTGCACGGTCGCGCTCAGGATCCCAGCTGGCAGCAGTTCTGGGCCAACGATCGCGGGCCGAAAATGGAATTCCGGCTCGATGGCTCGCAGCATCTCTCGTTCTGCGATGACCAGTTGATCGTTCCGGCCTTGGCCGCGGCGGGCATCGTGCCCGGCGATTTCGCGCCAAAGGTGGTCGGCACCATCGCCCCGCAGGACTCGCTCGATGTGCAGCGCGGCTACCTGCGCACCTTCTTCGACACGATATTCGGCCGATTCGACGGCCTCACCGAAGACCTGGCCACCATCCCGCTGCACCCCCAGATGGCCCCGATTCCGTAA
- a CDS encoding SDR family NAD(P)-dependent oxidoreductase, translating to MSTRRFDGRAAVVTGAASGIGAAIAAALIAEGANVVGLDIDEAGLGKRAAELGDAFVPAVADVTDEAAVEAGIGVAAERFGRLDAAFNAAGASRIGAVTDLLEADWDFTIDLIQKSVFLCTKHEARLMKSSGGGAIVNISSLDARVPMPGGSPYATGKAGVVMFTKNAALELAQHRIRVNAVLPGLVDTPLVAPIMGYEPAKQMFLERIPMGVAATPEQIAAPSLFLASDDASYITGIDMVVDGGWELSNFPNLAKLAG from the coding sequence GTGAGTACCCGCAGATTCGACGGTCGCGCCGCGGTCGTCACGGGTGCGGCCTCCGGCATCGGCGCGGCCATCGCGGCCGCGCTGATCGCGGAGGGCGCGAATGTGGTCGGCCTCGATATCGACGAGGCCGGATTGGGCAAACGGGCCGCCGAACTCGGTGACGCCTTCGTCCCGGCGGTCGCCGACGTCACCGACGAAGCCGCGGTGGAGGCCGGCATCGGCGTGGCCGCCGAGCGGTTCGGCAGGTTGGACGCCGCCTTCAACGCGGCGGGCGCGTCCCGCATCGGCGCGGTCACCGACCTGCTCGAGGCCGACTGGGACTTCACCATCGACCTGATTCAGAAGTCAGTGTTCCTGTGCACCAAACATGAAGCGCGCCTGATGAAATCGTCCGGCGGGGGCGCGATCGTGAACATCTCCTCCCTCGATGCCCGGGTGCCCATGCCGGGCGGCAGCCCGTATGCGACCGGCAAGGCGGGCGTGGTCATGTTCACCAAGAACGCGGCGCTGGAACTGGCGCAGCATCGCATCCGGGTGAACGCCGTGCTCCCCGGGCTCGTCGACACCCCGTTGGTCGCGCCGATCATGGGCTACGAACCGGCGAAACAGATGTTCCTGGAACGCATTCCGATGGGGGTGGCCGCCACGCCCGAGCAGATCGCCGCACCCAGCCTCTTCCTCGCCTCCGACGACGCCTCCTACATCACCGGTATCGACATGGTGGTGGACGGCGGCTGGGAGCTGAGCAACTTTCCCAATCTGGCAAAGCTCGCGGGCTGA
- a CDS encoding helix-turn-helix domain-containing protein has translation MAGEDLFIGQRVKAIRKRRGITQQVLADRTGLSRGAVAKYESGERPVDSRHTLLALAKALGVTLGDLTGHEQDKLDPSTAEFHTVVPDLETVLWTQGNVTDTRSPRTLDQLAAAAERATTLRNDCDYVALGPMLVPMLTDAYRHVREADAEHTERAWDVLGAVAYGVASALRARGYHALAWTAAAEAERAANHVGAAAPIAAAAFSRAQIMLSRPGALPAALSTTMETAERISAEVRTVGEIETYGMLHLQASIVAATLGGDPEPHLTEAAETADRLADAAPNTSVARNESFGPANVALWRMSAAMERREPGKVLALAPTLRPADLPNEGRRAQYFVEVGKAHAMRKDYRESLYALLRAEHAAPQHVRTMSPVRELVGHMMRTAKRDLTTGDLGKLAQRVGVVPV, from the coding sequence ATGGCCGGCGAAGATCTGTTCATCGGACAGCGGGTCAAAGCGATCCGGAAGCGGCGCGGCATCACGCAACAGGTGCTGGCCGACCGGACAGGGCTCTCCCGCGGCGCTGTCGCCAAGTACGAATCCGGTGAGCGACCGGTGGATTCGCGGCACACCTTACTGGCTCTGGCCAAGGCATTGGGCGTTACCTTGGGTGATCTGACGGGGCACGAGCAAGACAAGCTCGACCCGTCCACCGCCGAATTCCACACCGTCGTACCGGATTTGGAGACGGTCCTGTGGACACAGGGCAACGTCACCGATACTCGCTCGCCGCGCACCCTGGACCAGCTGGCCGCCGCCGCCGAGCGGGCCACCACGCTGCGCAACGACTGTGATTACGTGGCGCTCGGGCCGATGCTGGTCCCGATGCTGACCGATGCCTACCGGCACGTCCGCGAGGCCGACGCGGAGCACACCGAGCGGGCCTGGGACGTGCTGGGCGCCGTGGCCTACGGTGTCGCATCGGCGCTGCGGGCTCGGGGATATCACGCACTCGCCTGGACGGCTGCGGCCGAGGCCGAGCGGGCGGCGAATCATGTTGGTGCGGCAGCCCCGATCGCCGCCGCCGCGTTCAGCCGGGCACAGATCATGTTGTCGCGTCCCGGCGCGCTGCCCGCCGCCCTGTCCACCACGATGGAGACTGCGGAGCGGATCTCCGCCGAGGTGCGCACGGTCGGCGAGATCGAGACGTACGGGATGCTTCACCTTCAGGCGTCCATAGTCGCGGCCACGCTGGGCGGGGATCCGGAACCCCACCTGACCGAGGCGGCGGAGACGGCGGATCGTCTGGCCGACGCGGCGCCGAATACCTCTGTCGCACGCAACGAATCGTTCGGACCGGCGAATGTGGCGCTGTGGCGGATGTCGGCGGCGATGGAACGGCGAGAGCCGGGTAAGGTGCTCGCGCTCGCGCCGACGCTGCGGCCGGCGGATCTGCCCAACGAAGGGCGGCGCGCACAGTACTTCGTGGAAGTGGGCAAGGCGCACGCTATGCGCAAGGACTACCGCGAGTCGCTGTACGCACTACTGCGAGCCGAACACGCTGCGCCCCAGCACGTACGCACCATGTCTCCGGTGCGAGAGTTGGTCGGCCACATGATGCGCACCGCGAAGCGGGACCTCACAACGGGGGATCTGGGCAAGCTCGCGCAGCGGGTGGGCGTCGTGCCTGTCTGA
- a CDS encoding aldo/keto reductase, giving the protein MTFRSGSGSVPETVLNDGRTIPSLGFGVFLVEEGDTFGAVTAALEAGYRHIDTAAIYGNEAEVGRAIREFGVARDEVFVTTKLWNAEQGYDSTLRAFDTSMERLGLEQLDLYLIHWPVAQADKYVDTFRAFQKLKAEGRVASIGVSNFNPEHLERLITETGETPVLNQIELSPNLIQEPLRAFHTERGIATEAWSPLGRGAVLKDSTIAAIAAETGRTPAQVIIRWHLQLGNVVIPKSVTPSRIRENFDVFSFELTPEQMTAISGLDAGTRVGPDPAEFTAGLL; this is encoded by the coding sequence ATGACCTTTCGAAGTGGGAGTGGTTCGGTTCCGGAGACTGTGCTGAACGATGGGCGGACGATTCCGTCGTTGGGGTTCGGGGTGTTCCTGGTGGAGGAGGGGGACACGTTCGGGGCGGTGACGGCGGCGTTGGAGGCGGGGTATCGGCATATCGATACGGCCGCGATCTATGGGAACGAGGCCGAGGTGGGGCGGGCCATCCGGGAGTTCGGGGTGGCGCGGGACGAGGTGTTCGTGACCACCAAGCTGTGGAATGCCGAGCAGGGGTACGACTCGACGTTGCGGGCGTTCGACACGAGCATGGAGCGGCTGGGGCTCGAGCAGCTGGATTTGTATCTGATCCACTGGCCGGTGGCTCAGGCAGACAAGTATGTGGACACGTTCCGGGCGTTTCAGAAGTTGAAGGCCGAGGGGCGGGTCGCCTCGATCGGGGTGTCGAACTTCAATCCCGAGCATCTGGAGCGGTTGATCACCGAGACCGGGGAGACGCCGGTGCTCAACCAGATCGAGTTGAGCCCCAACCTGATTCAGGAACCGCTGCGGGCCTTCCACACCGAGCGCGGGATCGCCACCGAGGCGTGGAGTCCGCTCGGACGTGGTGCGGTACTGAAGGATTCGACGATCGCCGCGATCGCGGCCGAGACCGGGCGCACGCCGGCGCAGGTGATCATTCGCTGGCACCTGCAGCTCGGCAATGTGGTGATCCCGAAGTCGGTGACGCCCAGCCGGATTCGGGAGAACTTCGACGTGTTCTCCTTCGAGTTGACCCCGGAGCAGATGACCGCCATCAGCGGCCTCGACGCGGGCACCCGGGTGGGCCCGGACCCGGCCGAGTTCACCGCCGGACTGCTATGA
- a CDS encoding histidine phosphatase family protein codes for MSAVTRLTLITHAITDAVQSARFPADEPLNSLGERSIAGAGGLPGPAPDRILHGPELRTEQTAKALGRNNGTSEPALRDVDHGTWSGKSMSDLTPDQLTGWLTDPDYDSHGGESITALLARVHTWLDTLSGTGARILAITHPAIVRAAILHTLHAPPESFWRIDIPPLTATTLHHRSPAWSLRSTALELSR; via the coding sequence ATGAGCGCGGTCACCCGCCTGACGCTGATCACTCACGCGATCACCGACGCCGTCCAGTCCGCCCGCTTCCCCGCCGACGAACCGCTCAACTCTCTCGGTGAGCGGTCCATCGCGGGGGCAGGCGGCCTGCCCGGCCCCGCGCCGGATCGCATCCTGCACGGCCCCGAGTTACGCACCGAACAGACCGCGAAAGCCTTGGGCCGCAACAATGGAACCTCGGAACCGGCCCTCCGCGATGTCGACCATGGCACCTGGTCCGGCAAGTCGATGAGCGACCTCACTCCCGACCAGTTGACGGGCTGGCTCACCGACCCCGATTACGACTCCCACGGCGGCGAGTCGATCACCGCCCTGCTCGCCCGAGTCCACACCTGGCTCGACACCCTCTCCGGCACCGGGGCCCGTATCCTCGCCATCACCCACCCCGCGATCGTCCGCGCCGCCATCCTGCACACCCTGCACGCGCCGCCAGAATCCTTCTGGCGCATAGACATCCCCCCACTGACCGCCACCACCCTGCACCACCGGTCTCCAGCGTGGTCCCTGCGCAGTACAGCGCTCGAACTCTCCCGCTGA
- a CDS encoding CbtA family protein: MEKRIIGRGVLLGALGGLLAFVFSRILAEPIIDRAIDYETGRDDAQMALDRAAGKPMMDMGTELFTRGQQANAGFSFALIVFGAAMGALFAVVYYLALRRSGKITPRSLALLVSGGMFLTLYVVPSLKYPANPPAIGHHETTKPRTALYLGMIVISVVALVAAVWLGRKLAARLDNWTAVIVAAASFTVVMAVVMLVLPSLGQLSANRREYGDFATETPQPLQDPSGVIVYPGFPADDLYHFRLYSFAAQAILWLVIGVGFAWLAPRLRADRASEAAPVAA; the protein is encoded by the coding sequence ATGGAAAAACGAATCATCGGCCGGGGCGTCCTGCTGGGCGCGCTCGGTGGATTGCTGGCGTTCGTGTTCTCCCGAATTCTGGCCGAGCCCATCATCGATCGGGCCATCGACTACGAGACCGGGCGGGACGACGCGCAGATGGCGCTGGACCGGGCGGCCGGAAAACCCATGATGGACATGGGAACCGAGCTGTTCACCCGCGGCCAGCAGGCGAATGCGGGATTCAGCTTCGCGCTGATCGTGTTCGGCGCGGCCATGGGCGCCTTGTTCGCCGTCGTGTACTACCTGGCGCTGCGGCGCTCCGGCAAGATCACGCCCCGCAGTCTGGCGCTGCTGGTGTCGGGCGGTATGTTCCTGACGCTGTATGTCGTTCCGAGCCTGAAGTATCCGGCCAATCCGCCGGCGATCGGTCATCACGAGACCACCAAACCGCGCACGGCGCTGTACCTGGGCATGATCGTGATCAGCGTGGTCGCTTTGGTCGCGGCGGTCTGGCTGGGCCGCAAACTCGCTGCCCGGCTGGACAACTGGACTGCGGTGATCGTGGCTGCGGCCTCGTTCACGGTGGTCATGGCGGTCGTCATGCTGGTCCTGCCTTCGCTCGGTCAGCTGTCGGCCAATCGGCGGGAGTACGGCGACTTCGCCACCGAAACCCCGCAGCCGCTACAGGATCCGTCCGGCGTCATCGTCTACCCGGGCTTCCCCGCCGACGACCTCTACCACTTCCGCCTGTACTCGTTCGCCGCCCAGGCGATTCTGTGGCTGGTGATCGGCGTCGGCTTCGCCTGGCTGGCGCCCCGCCTCCGCGCCGACCGCGCGTCCGAAGCGGCCCCCGTCGCGGCATGA
- a CDS encoding CbtB domain-containing protein, translating into MATSYAPRTGLGALSVSIPTPVWLIGTTLLALLAIYFIGIDQGAVSVFGSDMHVHEFVHDGRHFLGFPCH; encoded by the coding sequence GTGGCGACGTCCTACGCTCCCCGCACCGGTCTCGGTGCCCTCTCCGTCTCGATCCCCACGCCCGTGTGGCTGATCGGCACCACCCTGCTGGCGCTGCTGGCGATCTATTTCATCGGCATCGACCAGGGCGCCGTCTCGGTCTTCGGCAGCGATATGCACGTGCACGAGTTCGTCCACGACGGCCGGCACTTCCTCGGCTTCCCTTGCCACTAG
- a CDS encoding fatty acid desaturase family protein, with the protein MKTAPNPLAHLSDRQLQQLAEECDAIHAAVYADLGDRDRRYIKSVITAQRQLAVAGRALLLGSISPPAWLAGTACLGMAKILENMEIGHNIMHGQWDWMNDPDIHSTVWDWDTASTAEAWKHSHNYIHHTFTNIRGKDKDLGYEIMRIDPNQKWSPVYLAQPFYNVLLMAFFEWGVAVHDMDIEAIRAGDKPMSEVWRDLKGIATKARAQITKDYLGWPLVSAAAFGAAQLVLRNRLPQPSTSRIGKGLRAISGGRRADKVANLLDRLLPGMERTFLTTVAATFTANIMRNVWAHAIIFCGHFPDQTYTFSQDEVENETRGGWYARQLVGAANIEGSPLFHIISGNLGYQVEHHLFPDMPSSRYAEIAPQVKDLCERYQLPYNTGPLSRQWGMVHRTIARLALPGGEPRPKPGPYHRKTETFTPNASESNRFRSRIPDPTR; encoded by the coding sequence ATGAAGACGGCACCCAATCCCCTTGCGCACCTGAGCGATCGGCAACTGCAACAGCTCGCCGAGGAGTGCGACGCCATCCACGCCGCGGTCTACGCCGACCTGGGCGACCGCGACCGCCGCTACATCAAATCCGTGATCACCGCCCAGCGCCAGCTCGCCGTCGCGGGCCGGGCGCTGCTGCTGGGCTCCATCTCGCCGCCCGCGTGGCTGGCCGGCACCGCCTGCCTGGGCATGGCGAAGATCCTGGAGAACATGGAGATCGGCCACAACATCATGCACGGCCAATGGGATTGGATGAACGACCCCGACATCCACTCCACCGTCTGGGATTGGGACACCGCCTCCACCGCGGAGGCATGGAAACACTCCCACAACTACATTCACCACACCTTCACCAATATCCGCGGCAAGGACAAGGATCTCGGCTACGAGATCATGCGGATCGATCCGAACCAGAAGTGGAGCCCCGTCTACCTCGCCCAGCCGTTCTACAACGTGCTGCTCATGGCCTTCTTCGAATGGGGAGTGGCCGTGCACGACATGGACATCGAGGCCATCCGCGCCGGCGACAAACCGATGAGCGAGGTCTGGCGAGACCTCAAAGGCATCGCCACCAAGGCGCGAGCGCAGATCACCAAGGACTACCTCGGTTGGCCGCTGGTGAGCGCGGCGGCATTCGGCGCGGCCCAACTCGTCCTGCGCAACCGCCTGCCGCAGCCCTCGACGTCACGAATCGGCAAGGGCCTCAGGGCAATCAGCGGCGGCCGCCGCGCCGACAAGGTCGCGAACCTGCTCGACCGGCTGCTGCCCGGAATGGAACGCACCTTCCTGACCACCGTCGCCGCGACCTTCACCGCCAACATCATGCGCAACGTCTGGGCGCACGCCATCATCTTCTGCGGCCACTTCCCCGACCAGACCTACACTTTCAGCCAGGACGAGGTCGAGAACGAGACCCGCGGCGGCTGGTACGCGCGGCAACTGGTCGGCGCCGCCAACATCGAGGGCAGCCCCCTGTTCCACATCATCAGCGGCAACCTCGGCTACCAGGTCGAACACCACCTGTTCCCCGACATGCCGAGCAGCCGCTATGCCGAAATCGCCCCCCAGGTCAAAGATCTCTGCGAACGCTACCAACTCCCGTACAACACCGGCCCCCTCTCCCGCCAGTGGGGCATGGTCCACCGCACCATCGCCCGCCTAGCCCTCCCCGGCGGCGAACCCCGCCCCAAACCCGGCCCCTACCATCGGAAAACCGAGACCTTCACCCCGAACGCCAGCGAATCCAACCGCTTCCGCAGCCGAATCCCCGACCCCACACGCTGA
- a CDS encoding ferredoxin reductase, translating into MAERGARPKVSRGRLLLLRALRHLFTPLRPDDYLEMINPLWTTRELRGRVEKVVPEGEQAASVFIRPGYEWGGHRPGQYVRLGVLIDGVFHWRAYSLTSDPDAADGLISVTPKVVENGVVSPYLVRAIQPGEVVRLGEVEGVFTLPEPTPAKLLFLSAGSGITPIAGMLRSLDRRGALGDVVVMHSAHTAEQVMFDALLRDLDSRHPGLRLDIRLTGERGRLTPGELDTLCPDWREREAFCSGPAELLDALTEYWNAHGDPAKLHMERFQPIIGGKEHGGQGGLVHFQRSGVDAECDGSTPILVAGEQAGLDLRHGCRIGICHTCTGVLRSGKLRDLRTGEVGEPTGQAVRICVNTAEGDIEIEL; encoded by the coding sequence ATGGCGGAACGGGGTGCTCGACCGAAGGTGTCGCGTGGGAGGCTGTTGCTTCTGCGGGCTCTCAGACATTTGTTCACACCGCTGCGGCCTGACGACTACCTCGAGATGATCAATCCGTTGTGGACTACGCGGGAGTTGCGCGGGCGGGTCGAGAAGGTGGTGCCGGAGGGGGAGCAGGCGGCGTCGGTGTTCATTCGGCCAGGGTACGAGTGGGGTGGGCATCGGCCGGGGCAATATGTTCGGCTGGGGGTGCTCATCGATGGCGTTTTTCATTGGCGCGCATACTCTTTGACCTCGGATCCGGATGCGGCCGACGGGCTGATATCGGTGACGCCGAAGGTCGTGGAGAACGGGGTCGTCTCTCCCTATCTGGTGCGGGCGATCCAGCCGGGCGAGGTGGTGCGGCTCGGTGAGGTCGAGGGTGTGTTCACCCTGCCCGAACCGACGCCCGCGAAGCTGCTGTTCCTCAGCGCAGGAAGCGGCATCACCCCGATCGCGGGCATGCTGCGCAGCCTGGATAGGCGCGGGGCGCTCGGCGATGTGGTCGTCATGCATTCCGCGCACACGGCCGAGCAGGTGATGTTCGATGCGCTGCTACGAGATCTGGATTCCCGCCATCCGGGTCTGCGGCTGGACATCCGCCTCACCGGCGAACGCGGCAGGCTCACACCCGGCGAGCTGGACACCCTGTGCCCGGATTGGCGTGAACGCGAGGCATTCTGCTCCGGCCCCGCGGAGTTGCTCGACGCCCTCACCGAGTATTGGAACGCTCACGGCGACCCGGCCAAGCTGCACATGGAACGCTTCCAGCCGATCATCGGCGGCAAGGAGCACGGCGGCCAGGGCGGGCTCGTGCACTTCCAGCGCAGCGGCGTCGACGCCGAATGCGACGGCAGCACACCGATCCTGGTCGCCGGTGAGCAAGCCGGACTGGACCTGCGCCACGGCTGCCGCATCGGCATCTGCCACACCTGCACCGGTGTCCTGCGCTCGGGCAAGCTGCGCGATCTGCGCACCGGAGAGGTCGGCGAACCCACCGGTCAAGCCGTGCGCATCTGCGTGAACACCGCCGAGGGCGACATCGAGATCGAACTCTGA